Proteins from a single region of Bacteroidia bacterium:
- a CDS encoding VTT domain-containing protein: MELFKHILDLDFEWLINTYQTYIYLILFLVIFIETGIVAMPFLPGDSLLFTAGLFANQLDKVTGEPLLNIVYLIVLLFFAAVLGDNSNYWIGKTLGLKVMKIKFRGRFIVKQKYLDKTHTFYEKYGTKTIIMARFVPIVRTFAPFVAGIAEMKYRRFLSYDILGGAVWICSLTFAGYFLGTIPWVKNNIELVAIGIVIVSVLPIIITVIKNKLKKTA, from the coding sequence ATGGAACTTTTCAAACATATTTTAGATTTAGATTTTGAATGGCTAATTAATACATACCAAACTTATATTTACTTAATTCTGTTCCTTGTTATTTTTATTGAAACAGGAATCGTAGCAATGCCATTTCTACCAGGAGATTCACTATTGTTTACAGCCGGATTATTTGCAAACCAACTTGATAAAGTTACAGGCGAGCCACTGCTTAATATTGTATACCTTATTGTTTTGCTATTTTTTGCAGCAGTATTAGGCGATAACTCGAATTACTGGATTGGAAAAACTCTTGGACTAAAAGTGATGAAAATAAAATTCAGAGGAAGATTTATTGTAAAGCAGAAATATCTTGATAAAACACATACTTTTTACGAAAAATATGGCACAAAAACAATAATTATGGCCCGATTTGTTCCAATAGTAAGAACCTTTGCTCCATTTGTTGCTGGTATTGCTGAAATGAAATATAGAAGATTCCTTTCATATGATATATTAGGAGGTGCTGTTTGGATTTGCAGTTTGACTTTTGCAGGTTACTTTTTAGGCACTATTCCTTGGGTAAAAAACAATATAGAACTTGTAGCTATAGGCATTGTAATAGTTTCAGTACTACCAATAATAATAACTGTTATAAAAAATAAACTAAAGAAAACAGCTTAG
- a CDS encoding YicC family protein — protein MLKSMTGFGKAISENAGKKISAEIKSLNSKQADVYLKIPSTYREKETEIRNEIVKKLERGKIELSVYLESKQIEKPVSVNKDVFANYYNQLKPIQQELFPDQNTDWASIITRLPDVLLQPNNELDENEWSIVQETINNAIHQLIIFRKTEGEVLEKELLQRIYNIEALHNQVEKFEPQRIETVRNRLNLNLNELLTKENFDKNRFEQELIYYLEKMDFTEEKVRLNNHCKYFIETCKEENSGRKLGFICQEIGREINTLGSKANHSEIQQIVIQMKDELEKVKEQLLNIL, from the coding sequence ATGTTAAAATCAATGACCGGCTTTGGGAAAGCAATAAGTGAGAATGCCGGTAAAAAAATCTCAGCTGAAATAAAATCTTTAAATAGCAAACAGGCTGATGTGTACTTAAAAATACCTTCAACCTACCGAGAAAAAGAAACTGAAATCAGAAATGAAATTGTAAAAAAGCTTGAACGCGGAAAAATTGAATTATCGGTTTATCTGGAATCAAAACAAATTGAAAAACCGGTTTCTGTAAATAAGGATGTTTTTGCGAATTATTATAACCAGTTAAAACCGATACAACAAGAACTTTTCCCTGATCAAAATACCGATTGGGCAAGCATCATAACAAGACTTCCAGATGTGCTTTTACAACCAAACAATGAATTGGATGAAAATGAGTGGAGTATTGTGCAGGAAACAATAAACAATGCAATTCATCAATTGATAATATTCAGAAAAACTGAAGGAGAAGTATTAGAAAAAGAACTTTTACAAAGAATTTACAATATTGAAGCACTACATAATCAAGTTGAAAAATTTGAGCCTCAAAGAATCGAAACAGTTAGAAACAGGTTAAATCTAAATTTAAATGAGCTTTTAACTAAAGAAAATTTTGATAAAAACAGGTTTGAACAAGAACTGATATATTATCTTGAAAAAATGGATTTTACTGAAGAAAAAGTTAGACTTAACAACCATTGTAAATATTTTATAGAAACCTGTAAAGAAGAAAATTCAGGAAGAAAACTAGGTTTTATCTGTCAGGAAATCGGACGAGAAATTAATACCCTTGGATCTAAAGCAAATCATTCAGAAATTCAACAAATAGTTATTCAAATGAAAGATGAACTGGAAAAAGTTAAAGAACAATTATTAAACATACTTTAA
- the gmk gene encoding guanylate kinase → MVGKVIIFSAPSGAGKTTVVKHLLNIFPQLEFSISATSRKIRGNEIHGKDYFYISADEFRDKINNQDFIEWEEVYENCYYGTLRSEIHRIWTKGNVVVFDVDVKGGMNLKRVFGDNALSIFISPPSLQILEERLRARSTDDEESIIKRINKAGLEMNFSGHFDKTLLNNDLQNTLKIAENWIKEWI, encoded by the coding sequence ATGGTTGGAAAAGTAATAATATTCTCGGCACCTTCAGGAGCTGGAAAAACGACAGTTGTAAAACATTTATTAAATATTTTTCCTCAACTTGAATTCAGTATTTCGGCTACAAGCCGCAAAATAAGAGGTAATGAAATTCATGGTAAAGATTATTTCTATATTTCTGCAGATGAATTTAGGGATAAAATAAATAATCAAGATTTTATTGAATGGGAAGAAGTTTATGAAAATTGTTATTACGGAACTTTACGTTCAGAAATTCATCGTATATGGACAAAAGGTAATGTAGTTGTTTTTGATGTAGATGTAAAAGGTGGAATGAATCTGAAAAGAGTATTCGGTGATAATGCTTTATCAATATTTATTAGTCCGCCAAGCCTTCAGATTCTTGAAGAAAGGCTAAGAGCAAGGTCAACTGATGACGAAGAATCTATAATTAAAAGAATAAATAAAGCAGGATTGGAAATGAATTTCTCAGGTCATTTTGATAAAACACTTCTAAATAACGACTTGCAAAACACTCTGAAAATTGCAGAAAACTGGATAAAAGAATGGATTTAA
- a CDS encoding (4Fe-4S)-binding protein, which yields MAFDKMDKNGKDYTNGEIVVTWTPRLCDHSGVCISELPDVFNSIKRPWIIMDGAPSLAIQRVVDLCPTRALTWKKVEKTEVAVEKDKEKETEIALMKNGQIRISGNFKLIDENGNIISCADKVSLCRCAKSKRLPFCDGSHRH from the coding sequence ATGGCATTTGATAAAATGGATAAAAATGGAAAGGATTATACAAATGGTGAAATTGTAGTAACATGGACACCACGGCTATGCGATCATTCCGGGGTTTGTATAAGTGAGTTGCCTGATGTTTTTAATAGTATTAAAAGACCATGGATTATTATGGATGGGGCTCCTTCGTTAGCAATACAAAGAGTTGTTGATCTCTGTCCCACAAGAGCCTTAACATGGAAAAAAGTCGAAAAAACAGAAGTAGCTGTTGAAAAAGACAAGGAAAAGGAAACCGAAATTGCATTAATGAAGAATGGGCAGATTCGTATTTCTGGAAATTTTAAACTAATTGATGAGAATGGTAATATAATCTCATGTGCTGATAAGGTTTCACTTTGCAGGTGCGCGAAATCAAAAAGGTTACCATTTTGTGATGGTAGTCACAGGCATTAA
- a CDS encoding nitroreductase family protein, whose amino-acid sequence MNILSTISNRHSPRSFDKKNVEKEKIELLIEAARWAPSAFNNQPWRFFIAIKSENEEFYNKAIDCLTDFNKLWARSAPVLILTVVKTTYDHNNNVNKYAFHDLGLAIGNMMNQATDMNLFMHQMAGVKFDKMKELLNLPENHEPVSVIAIGYIGKIEDLPVEIQKVENEKKRIRKSFEEILKYSPLN is encoded by the coding sequence ATGAATATTCTAAGTACTATTTCAAACAGACATAGCCCACGTTCATTTGATAAAAAGAATGTGGAGAAAGAAAAAATTGAACTTTTAATTGAAGCTGCCAGATGGGCTCCATCTGCTTTTAATAATCAGCCATGGCGTTTTTTTATTGCAATTAAAAGCGAAAATGAAGAATTTTACAATAAAGCAATAGATTGTCTTACAGATTTTAATAAGCTTTGGGCTAGATCTGCTCCTGTTCTTATTTTAACAGTAGTTAAAACTACATATGATCACAATAATAATGTTAACAAATATGCATTTCATGATTTAGGCTTAGCTATTGGAAATATGATGAATCAGGCAACTGATATGAACTTATTTATGCATCAGATGGCAGGGGTAAAGTTTGATAAAATGAAAGAATTATTAAACTTGCCTGAAAATCATGAACCTGTTTCTGTTATTGCAATAGGATATATAGGAAAAATTGAAGATCTTCCTGTTGAAATACAGAAAGTCGAAAACGAAAAAAAACGGATTCGAAAATCCTTTGAAGAAATATTAAAATATTCACCTTTAAACTAG
- a CDS encoding outer membrane beta-barrel protein, with product MKKIIFVLISLVFFVSLVSVAQDETPVDSLKMPNDQIVINILSNTWLNSPSDITLMPVSIGTEVYTMTPIIGKNSALSLAIGCGVGATNVHHNALPYDSLGVTYFRQIPGGYEYIKNKFTAAYIDIPIEVRFRTKPNIKKRNFKVALGGKFGYMISNYIKYSGDDFRVSSKKFVKFKEYNMSNTLPYRYGIFLRIGYGKINGIVNYTLSSLFEKNKGPDVIPVSFGLSFTIL from the coding sequence TAGTTTAGTATCTGTAGCACAAGATGAAACGCCTGTTGATTCATTGAAAATGCCAAATGATCAAATTGTGATAAATATTTTATCGAACACTTGGCTAAATTCCCCGTCAGATATTACACTTATGCCTGTTTCAATTGGTACTGAGGTATATACTATGACTCCGATAATTGGAAAAAATTCTGCTTTAAGTTTAGCTATAGGTTGCGGGGTTGGAGCAACAAATGTTCACCATAATGCATTACCTTATGATAGTTTAGGAGTAACTTATTTTAGGCAAATACCTGGTGGTTATGAGTATATAAAGAATAAATTTACTGCTGCTTATATAGATATCCCAATCGAGGTTCGTTTTAGAACAAAACCTAATATTAAGAAAAGGAACTTTAAAGTAGCATTAGGTGGTAAATTCGGTTATATGATTTCAAATTATATTAAATATAGTGGAGATGATTTTAGAGTATCGTCTAAAAAGTTTGTGAAGTTTAAAGAATATAATATGTCAAATACTCTCCCTTATAGATATGGTATATTTCTTAGAATAGGTTATGGTAAAATAAACGGAATTGTTAATTATACTTTAAGTTCACTTTTCGAAAAAAATAAAGGTCCCGATGTGATTCCTGTATCATTCGGCCTTTCATTTACAATTTTATAA
- a CDS encoding saccharopine dehydrogenase NADP-binding domain-containing protein gives MKNILILGAGFSAGVMIKYLLNKAKENSWNITVGDISKEIAEKKVAGNPLGRAILFDIKNENQKIEEISKADLVISFLPAFMHPIVAKECVKQGKHMVTASYVSNDMKNLDSEARSKGLALLNELGVDPGIDHMSAMRVIDKIKNEGGKLLAFSSNTGGLIAPEYDNNPWNYKFTWNPRNVVVAGQGVAKYIEKGTLKYIPYTQLFRRIYRTSVLNMGEFDVYANRDSLGYREVYGLQNIPTIFRGTMRRPGYCQAWDVFVQLGATDDTYQLENVDKMTYRDFINLFLQYDEKLSVEEKLCKLLDVDPKSETMKKLLWLGIFEKKLIGLKEATPAQVLQHLLEPKWVLSPEDKDLIVMQHKFEYELNGKRKEITSSLVVIGKDSTDTAMAITVGMPVAIAAEMLLKGQIKVTGVHVPVIPELYNPILDELEKYGIKFIDEERDL, from the coding sequence ATGAAAAATATTTTAATTCTTGGTGCTGGTTTTTCAGCTGGTGTTATGATTAAATATTTGCTTAATAAAGCAAAAGAAAATAGCTGGAACATTACTGTTGGAGATATTTCAAAAGAAATTGCAGAAAAGAAAGTTGCCGGAAATCCTCTTGGAAGAGCAATTTTATTCGATATTAAAAACGAAAATCAAAAAATAGAAGAAATATCAAAAGCAGATTTAGTTATTTCTTTTCTTCCTGCTTTTATGCATCCAATTGTTGCTAAAGAGTGTGTAAAACAGGGTAAGCATATGGTTACAGCTTCATATGTTTCTAATGATATGAAAAATTTAGACAGTGAAGCCCGTTCAAAAGGATTAGCATTACTGAATGAATTAGGTGTTGACCCCGGTATTGATCATATGTCGGCTATGAGAGTAATAGATAAAATTAAAAACGAAGGTGGTAAATTACTTGCGTTTTCATCAAATACAGGTGGCTTAATTGCACCCGAATATGATAATAATCCATGGAATTATAAATTTACATGGAATCCAAGAAATGTTGTTGTTGCAGGGCAGGGAGTTGCAAAGTATATCGAAAAAGGAACCTTAAAATATATTCCATATACTCAGTTATTCCGTAGAATATACAGAACAAGTGTATTAAATATGGGAGAGTTTGATGTTTATGCCAACCGCGATTCGCTAGGTTATAGAGAGGTTTATGGTTTACAGAACATTCCTACTATTTTCAGAGGAACAATGCGTCGTCCTGGTTATTGCCAGGCATGGGATGTTTTTGTTCAGCTTGGTGCAACCGATGATACTTATCAATTAGAGAATGTAGATAAAATGACATACCGTGATTTTATAAACCTCTTTTTACAATACGATGAGAAATTATCTGTGGAAGAAAAATTGTGCAAGCTTTTGGATGTAGATCCAAAATCAGAAACAATGAAAAAATTGTTATGGTTAGGTATTTTTGAAAAAAAACTAATAGGATTAAAAGAAGCTACGCCAGCTCAGGTATTACAGCATTTACTTGAACCTAAATGGGTACTTTCTCCCGAAGACAAAGATTTAATTGTGATGCAACATAAGTTTGAATATGAACTTAATGGCAAACGTAAAGAAATTACTTCATCACTTGTTGTTATAGGAAAAGATTCAACCGATACAGCTATGGCTATTACTGTTGGAATGCCTGTAGCTATTGCAGCAGAAATGTTATTGAAAGGTCAGATAAAAGTTACAGGAGTTCATGTTCCGGTAATTCCAGAATTGTATAATCCGATTTTAGATGAACTTGAGAAATACGGTATTAAATTTATTGACGAGGAAAGGGATTTGTAA